A window of Excalfactoria chinensis isolate bCotChi1 chromosome Z, bCotChi1.hap2, whole genome shotgun sequence contains these coding sequences:
- the HAUS6 gene encoding HAUS augmin-like complex subunit 6, producing the protein MDKKFPDPVVAANWEKEHLWFYLLALGFDPEDAMNSCGAKLMLGPTAFDKPYYGAFQAIIKFLFFKLDQERAEDTFRMDGDAKHMYPELLKLCSSWLKELSNEKGSGIPQVGNLLLFPSGKKFVHLMYQFARHVLIKDLRRNSAGHNESSVENVCFRPEGTYQADERCKVEHNELLQILLRKNYIIRKYEKTSLRLIKEIEQMKSESAHLQQQLQKMEPKDQNKKDRAERIQKVRSMWTLVMKTFTSLKKEMEIVDSVLGGCVDQYVFDGSTIVVNVPHLLVDKVENEMQEVCIGNLYEDEKLNFLTVIQLLNEALRILRDERYRFDLENYLQPFVDKIKLQYILLRLEAARVRIEKQYLILNESNSKAQKEWIMNWENSPGWLSLYRQNLGLDESKATLVAEENSEDDNLCLSPGSLSDIAECEINYENNAEALESKMVDSPLTTARRLSAQYSELSEGSEMEDLLTQKDLHIEPYSGKEKPVPPEISEDGKDELALSENSEGHGTPTDAPVKKEDILEKAREELAEEIARMVTSESPQCGEGRGKALDDLISSLDFNPLLTRKQIPRTPENLLTEIRNTWRKAIQSEDLADAELVSTEEIKDAPVGASPTIQDKTAISLNGAFFSSSSVPDFDYPLSEQNYQGSSAEFTAQKQMMISQISEHPLLEETFGTQEGESNKENKEKLEDAVFGESFIGKTEEPICVCVEKSLKTPCISTEDSSKMNILPSHHLLDLADKDLQWNVSPELSSDSCEVRDCGLLDETTPEEHNSRSPNKSVMSESDLGILDGVLMPDDTGNTDGKGNTQNLSSDLDLLLNRYKTLTGFSEKGQELHEIFIADESLSFFSDPGLTSEDEETDGLYFCLDEEFTKIHHYSPPDKTLTPLLAFSNDLEEMSSSIHAIPLDLINEWKDKEKLAEEQSTKD; encoded by the exons ATGGACAAGAAGTTTCCAGACCCCGTGGTCGCGGCGAACTGGGAGAAGGAACATCTCTGGTTTTACCTGTTGGCTCTGGGCTTCGATCCGGAGGATGCCATGAACAGTTGCGGTGCAAAGCTGATGCTGGGACC GACTGCATTTGACAAGCCTTACTACGGGGCTTTCCAGGCTATTATCAAGTTCTTGTTCTTTAAGCTGGACCAAGAGCGGGCAGAAGACACATTCAG aatggaTGGAGATGCAAAACATATGTACCCTGAACTTCTGAAATTGTGCAGCTCATGGCTAAAAGAACTTTCA AATGAAAAGGGAAGTGGTATTCCTCAAGTTGgaaatttgcttctttttccttctggtaAAAAATTTGTCCATCTAATGTATCAGTTTGCAAGGCACGTACTAATTAAGGATCTGAGAAGGAATTCTGCAG gCCACAATGAATCTTCTGTCGAAAATGTATGCTTCAGACCTGAGGGTACGTATCAGGCAGATGAAAGATGCAAAGTGGAACATAATGAACTTTTGCAGATTTTACTGAGGAAGAATTACATCATCCGAAAATATGAGAAAACATCTTT gcgtttaattaaagaaatagaACAGATGAAATCTGAGTCTGCACACCTTCAGCAACAATTGCAGAA GATGGAACCAAAGgaccaaaataaaaaagacagagCTGAGAGAATTCAAAAG GTTCGCAGTATGTGGACATTGGTAATGAAAACTTTTACGtctctgaaaaaggaaatggagattGTAGACTCTGTGCTTGGAGGTTGTGTCGATCAATACGTTTTTGATGGAAGTACCATTGTTGTCAACGTCCCACATCTTTTGGTTGACaaagtggaaaatgaaatgcaagaa GTGTGCATTGGAAATTTATatgaagatgaaaaactgaattttttaaCAGTCATTCAACTATTAAATGAAGCCTTAAGAATTTTAAGAGATGAACGCTATCGGTTTGACTTGGAAAACTACTTGCAGCCCTTTGTGGATAAGATAAAGTTACAATATATACTACTACGTTTGGAAGCAGCGAG agtAAGAATAGAAAAGCAGTACTTAATTTTGAATGAATCAAATTCTAAAGCACAGAAAGAGTGGATAATGAACTGGGAAAATTCTCCTGGCTGGCTTTCACTCTACAGGCAGAATTTA gGTCTGGATGAATCGAAAGCTACATTAGTAGCAGAAGAAAATAGTGAAGATGATAACCTTTGTCTAAGTCCAGGATCACTTTCAG ATATTGCAGAGTGTGAGATAAATTACGAGAACaatgctgaggcactggaaagtAAGATGGTTGATTCACCGTTAACAACAGCTAGAAG gctctCTGCACAATATTCAGAGTTGTCAGAAGGATCTGAGATGGAAGACCTGTTAACTCAAAAG GACTTGCATATTGAACCATACAGTGGCAAAGAAAAGCCTGTGCCTCCAGAGATCTCAGAAGATGGAAAAGATGAGTTGGCCTTATCAGAAAACTCAGAAGGTCATGGTACCCCGACAGATGCACCTGTTAAAAAGGAAGACATTCTTGAGAAAGCTAGAGAAGAATTGGCAGAAGAG ATTGCAAGAATGGTGACATCTGAATCACCTCAGTGTggtgaaggaagaggaaaggcatTAGATGATCTCATTAGCTCACTGGATTTTAACCCACTTTTGACAAGGAAACAAATTCCCCGGACTCCAGAGAATCTGC tTACTGAAATTAGAAACACATGGAGAAAAGCTATTCAGTCTGAAGATTTGGCAGATGCAGAGCTGGTCtcaactgaagaaataaaagatgctcCAGTGGGTGCTAGTCCTACAATCCAGGATAAGACAGCCATTAGTTTAAATGgtgctttcttttcatcctcATCTGTACCTGACTTTGATTATCCATTGTCAGAACAAAATTACCAAGGAAGTTCTGCAGAATTTACTGCTCAAAAGCAGATGATGATAAGTCAAATCAGTGAACATCCGCTTCTGGAAGAAACATTTGGAACACAGGAGGGTGAgagcaataaagaaaataaagaaaaactagAGGACGCTGTTTTTGGAGAAAGTTTTATCGGTAAAACAGAAGAACCAATATGTGTATGTGTAGAGAAGAGCTTGAAAACTCCATGTATTTCCACAGAAGACAGTAGTAAAATGAATATTCTGCCTTCACATCACCTTTTGGATTTAGCGGATAAAGATCTGCAGTGGAATGTGTCTCCAGAGTTAAGTTCTGACAGTTGTGAAGTTCGTGATTGTGGGCTGCTGGATGAGACTACTCCAGAAGAGCATAATAGCAGAAGTCCTAATAAATCTGTGATGTCTGAATCTGATTTGGGTATTTTAGACGGTGTGCTTATGCCAGATGATACAGGGAATACAGATGGCAAAGGGAATACTCAGAATTTGAGTTCAGATCTAGATCTCCTGCTCAACAGATACAAAACGTTAACAGGTTTTTCTGAAAAAGGACAAGAACTGCATGAGATATTTATTGCAGATGAATCTTTAAGTTTTTTCTCAGACCCAGGTCTTActtcagaagatgaagaaacagaTGGTTTGTACTTTTGTCTGGATGAAGAATTTACCAAGATACATCACTACTCACCTCCTGACAAAACTCTGACAcctttgcttgctttctctaATGACCTAGAAGAAATGTCATCAAGTATTCATGCAATCCCATTAGACCTGATAAATGAGTGGAAGG ataAAGAGAAGTtggctgaggagcagagcaCAAAGGACTGA